From the genome of Thermogutta terrifontis, one region includes:
- a CDS encoding nucleoside hydrolase, producing the protein MPRNWKRRDFVSGLLMGGFAGSLAWNCLGRAENKPRFGAEAAFSAIRSGRKIPVILDTDIGDDIDDTWALTLLLKCPELDVRLVVGDNRNAIYRGKLIAKLLEVAGRTDIPVGLGVGLDERPGRQSRWVADYDLKKYPGTVYEDGVAAIIETIRKSEFPVTLICIGPVQNIAEALKRDPGITQNARFVGMHGSIYKGYGGSTEISAEYNVRVDPKALQAVFAADWEVTITPLDTCGLVHLTGEKFRRVYECTDKSVQALMENYQIWREEGEKKKLPPPDRSSTLYDTVAVYLAVEEQLVEMETLSLVVTDDGFTRIDASGRPVRAAVRWKNMELYENWLVQRLVGQ; encoded by the coding sequence ATGCCGCGGAACTGGAAACGCCGGGATTTTGTTTCGGGATTGCTTATGGGCGGATTTGCCGGAAGCCTGGCCTGGAATTGCCTGGGCCGAGCTGAAAACAAGCCGCGGTTTGGTGCAGAGGCGGCGTTTTCCGCCATCCGCTCCGGCAGGAAAATCCCCGTCATTCTTGATACCGACATCGGGGACGACATTGACGACACCTGGGCTTTAACACTTCTTTTGAAATGCCCGGAATTGGATGTCCGCCTGGTCGTGGGTGACAATAGAAACGCGATCTACCGCGGAAAACTTATCGCAAAGTTGCTCGAGGTGGCGGGACGCACCGACATACCTGTTGGTCTTGGCGTGGGATTGGATGAACGGCCCGGGAGGCAATCACGGTGGGTCGCGGACTACGACCTCAAAAAATATCCCGGCACCGTTTACGAAGATGGTGTGGCGGCCATCATCGAGACAATCAGGAAAAGCGAGTTTCCTGTAACGCTAATCTGCATCGGGCCTGTCCAGAACATCGCGGAAGCTCTCAAGCGCGATCCAGGAATTACTCAAAATGCCCGTTTTGTGGGAATGCACGGAAGTATCTACAAGGGTTACGGAGGCAGCACTGAAATTTCGGCTGAATACAACGTCAGAGTGGACCCCAAAGCCCTCCAGGCTGTATTCGCGGCAGACTGGGAAGTCACTATTACTCCCCTCGACACCTGTGGGCTGGTACATCTTACTGGCGAAAAATTCCGCCGCGTTTATGAGTGCACGGATAAATCGGTACAGGCGTTGATGGAAAACTATCAAATCTGGCGTGAAGAGGGCGAGAAAAAGAAACTGCCTCCACCGGACCGCAGCAGTACCCTGTACGACACGGTCGCAGTCTATCTCGCCGTGGAAGAGCAGCTCGTGGAGATGGAAACTCTCTCCCTGGTGGTCACCGACGACGGGTTTACCCGCATTGATGCGTCAGGGCGACCTGTCAGGGCAGCAGTTCGCTGGAAAAACATGGAACTTTACGAAAACTGGTTGGTCCAAAGATTGGTGGGCCAGTGA
- a CDS encoding enterotoxin, with protein MRPYSCVFAVLAWTAGVSFAVEGAKTASEEVTIHRKDGRWELENGALSATLNLEGPFPLLVQVTSLKDGSVLPAKNIPLLSVESHDGSTWQPLALSKRGAPRETTIPAESGAVRIEDRFPGWRVEQEFAVQPSGATVTWWAELREGAHYLVMGVRWPALHMDRPTRVIFFREELAAARPAGAVSGSPIVCGEWFLGCEHPMASNEVTEETVLAAVDARKVPGRDHFVYTFALGKTAPGQLRRDFQRYVERRRARPYGLFVNYNSWWDIADGGKQMTEPECLNVIERFGEELTRRRGVRMDSFVFDDGWDDPRTLWAFHEGFPNGFAPLTAKAREYQSAVGTWLSPFGGYGEAKKKRLAYGREQGYEVADYGFSLAGEKYFARFREICREMIERYDVNYFKFDGIAGNNASGAGEKFAADVEALLRLCEDLRGIKPDIYLSITTGTWPSPYWLWFGDSVWRNGDDCGIAGWGTPRQRWMTYRDGTVKRMIVDRAPLYPLNSLMTIPVCFARRGLVARLGVDGLSAPDEADLRDEMWMGFASGTQLAELYVTPELLTPNSWDHLAECIRWARANQSTLADVHWVGGNPMEGEIYGYAAWGDGKGTLILRNPAPEPREIVLQPREVWELPREMSGLITLRIRYAQRVTPEPLTLLPDAPWRVSLPPWGIVLWEASLAPSAPLGGRSP; from the coding sequence ATGCGTCCCTACAGTTGCGTTTTTGCCGTGCTCGCCTGGACAGCAGGCGTTTCATTTGCGGTGGAAGGGGCAAAAACCGCGAGTGAAGAGGTGACCATTCACCGGAAAGACGGCCGATGGGAGCTGGAAAACGGCGCCCTCTCGGCCACGCTCAACCTGGAAGGCCCATTTCCCCTTCTCGTACAGGTGACGAGCCTCAAGGACGGGAGCGTGTTACCGGCGAAAAATATTCCCCTCTTGTCGGTCGAAAGCCATGACGGTTCGACCTGGCAGCCTTTGGCACTGTCCAAACGCGGTGCTCCGCGGGAGACAACAATCCCTGCGGAATCCGGCGCTGTTCGCATCGAGGACCGCTTTCCAGGATGGCGCGTGGAGCAGGAGTTCGCTGTGCAGCCCTCAGGGGCCACTGTGACGTGGTGGGCGGAATTGCGTGAGGGCGCACACTATTTGGTCATGGGGGTTCGCTGGCCTGCTTTGCACATGGATCGGCCAACACGGGTGATTTTCTTTCGGGAGGAATTGGCGGCGGCGCGGCCAGCCGGTGCCGTCAGTGGCTCGCCCATTGTCTGCGGAGAATGGTTCCTTGGTTGCGAACATCCGATGGCCAGCAACGAAGTCACGGAAGAAACGGTACTCGCGGCGGTGGATGCGAGGAAGGTTCCCGGCCGAGATCATTTCGTGTACACATTCGCGCTCGGAAAGACTGCGCCCGGGCAGTTGCGACGGGATTTTCAGCGGTATGTGGAACGGCGTCGGGCTCGGCCTTATGGGCTGTTTGTCAATTACAACTCCTGGTGGGACATTGCCGATGGCGGCAAACAGATGACCGAGCCCGAGTGCCTCAACGTGATCGAGCGTTTTGGGGAAGAGCTTACCCGGCGTCGCGGTGTGCGAATGGACTCCTTCGTATTCGATGACGGTTGGGACGATCCTCGAACGCTATGGGCATTTCATGAGGGTTTTCCCAATGGATTTGCCCCTTTGACGGCTAAAGCGAGGGAGTATCAGTCGGCGGTCGGGACGTGGCTCTCGCCCTTCGGTGGTTATGGAGAGGCCAAGAAGAAACGCCTGGCCTACGGGCGAGAACAGGGTTATGAGGTAGCTGATTACGGTTTTTCTCTCGCTGGCGAAAAATATTTTGCCAGATTCAGGGAAATCTGCCGTGAAATGATCGAACGGTACGACGTCAACTATTTCAAGTTCGACGGCATCGCCGGAAACAATGCCAGTGGCGCCGGAGAAAAATTTGCCGCGGATGTCGAAGCTCTGTTGCGATTGTGTGAAGACCTCCGCGGAATCAAACCCGACATTTATCTCAGCATCACCACCGGCACCTGGCCCTCGCCTTACTGGTTATGGTTTGGGGATTCTGTATGGAGAAATGGCGATGATTGCGGGATCGCAGGTTGGGGAACGCCCCGGCAGCGGTGGATGACCTATCGGGATGGCACGGTCAAGCGGATGATCGTTGATCGGGCACCTCTTTATCCGCTGAATTCCTTGATGACCATTCCGGTATGCTTCGCACGCCGAGGACTGGTCGCGCGGTTGGGAGTCGATGGCCTCAGCGCCCCAGACGAGGCGGACCTTCGAGACGAAATGTGGATGGGGTTTGCCAGCGGTACCCAATTGGCGGAACTTTATGTCACGCCTGAGCTTCTCACGCCGAACTCCTGGGATCATCTGGCCGAATGCATTCGTTGGGCCCGAGCCAACCAATCCACCCTGGCTGATGTGCACTGGGTCGGTGGCAATCCCATGGAAGGCGAAATTTACGGGTACGCAGCATGGGGAGACGGCAAGGGCACCCTTATTTTGCGGAACCCTGCACCAGAGCCACGCGAAATTGTTCTCCAACCGCGCGAGGTTTGGGAACTCCCTCGCGAGATGAGCGGGCTGATTACTCTTCGAATTCGCTATGCCCAACGGGTGACTCCCGAACCTCTCACACTTCTTCCCGACGCCCCCTGGCGTGTGTCGTTGCCTCCCTGGGGCATCGTCCTCTGGGAAGCTTCTCTTGCGCCTTCGGCGCCTTTGGGCGGCCGGTCTCCGTGA
- a CDS encoding DUF6259 domain-containing protein, which translates to MRTIAILLVTATLLATSFVPILKPACGQSIHREGDVWRIASEHYTLQISARDGSLLEIRQGDNTSVIARSGEDGLWRIRWRDNTELTARQTTVQSELVGKSQLRLVFSHPEVKVNVVVAANADAVDLHATISPEKKEVLDFALPARLRFEPQAVSRLIFPMGGNTAVGIAFLRGFFEAQPPDRPAGWERQSVGARAFVRLFGAPLEIRPMDEPAVALRATDAGKKWLSPEALRLVTQRQVIVNRPPRPVAGMEVLVESVDGRPFYVGKKVGQGTLWLMGGQIGRGDLAALQVALVKSTLDRLALQGKPIGLINLPNETAQGGWTATSVNQWRDALSTLGTVVELRNGRELQTALTDGSVAAVVNPYAERFPVDRKEDFDQAIGVLERYLERGGHWFEVGGYPFHYALTPSLYYRRVFWNYPPAFADFLHLDTTAGSVSVYRIQPRNWQPWEGRTRKTALFVPGGVSCGADEHGGYLERQFGTFVTARECWEAPIVRLQVGSAPEVALRQYAALNGLQRRLEEKLPADVFAKFKSAVLVRLTASGQRQVEQHRAALPYLPVPSIVHCTEHLPLGFDRSYPIHFPPPEWYGTAEELAKFMREARELGHLVMPYTNPTWFPDQSPIWKREQDAKSALALDLQGQPYRESYGGGHATGYGICLWHPLVQQYNRETVRLFTQQLPVDILFQDQCAARSWRYDTNPASPSPIAYTEGILSMVAEDSRRVPLSTEGGWDWVAEYQVQLCGMSFGIVPTEPRPAWDRLLREVYPPNLWRVYPVAEILVHEKVSMVMHDLGASVNDFEDLAWVLGLGFALQYRVNAVTLTKDQAAQEWLKWLAVLQKTVVAQYLGEPMNSFTHERHDAESGDRDGGIIRAQYGALHILANLNTRPHSEGSLVLAPFGFLATAPNAMAGSLQQVGGRDFGEDPVCFALASNGKERELWIYCRPGLVVAVPAGQFGGKPVQLQWDDGTMSEAELRDGSLHFRAPGDPGPTVRKVWHATLR; encoded by the coding sequence GTGCGAACCATAGCCATCCTGCTGGTGACAGCCACCTTGCTTGCGACGAGCTTTGTTCCAATCCTGAAACCAGCTTGCGGACAATCCATTCATAGGGAGGGCGATGTCTGGCGAATAGCGTCCGAGCATTACACGCTTCAGATCAGCGCTCGGGATGGAAGTCTTTTGGAAATTCGTCAGGGCGACAACACGTCTGTTATTGCGCGGAGCGGTGAAGATGGGCTGTGGCGGATTCGCTGGCGGGACAATACGGAGCTGACCGCCCGACAAACGACTGTACAGTCAGAGTTGGTGGGAAAGTCTCAGCTCCGGCTCGTCTTTTCCCATCCGGAGGTCAAAGTAAACGTTGTAGTGGCAGCAAATGCGGATGCCGTCGATTTGCACGCCACGATCAGCCCGGAGAAGAAAGAGGTCCTGGACTTTGCCCTGCCGGCACGTTTGCGGTTTGAGCCTCAAGCGGTGAGCCGCCTTATTTTCCCGATGGGCGGCAACACGGCGGTGGGGATTGCCTTTCTCCGCGGGTTCTTTGAAGCCCAACCACCGGACCGTCCGGCGGGATGGGAGCGGCAGAGTGTCGGGGCAAGGGCGTTCGTGCGTTTGTTTGGGGCACCGCTGGAAATTCGTCCCATGGATGAACCGGCCGTGGCTTTGCGTGCGACAGACGCGGGCAAGAAGTGGTTGAGTCCAGAGGCCTTGCGGTTGGTGACGCAACGGCAGGTCATCGTCAATCGACCCCCGCGGCCTGTTGCCGGCATGGAAGTCCTTGTGGAGTCTGTCGACGGGCGACCGTTTTACGTGGGGAAAAAGGTGGGGCAGGGCACCCTCTGGCTGATGGGAGGGCAGATCGGTCGCGGCGATCTCGCGGCACTCCAGGTGGCACTCGTGAAAAGCACGCTCGACCGGCTGGCACTTCAGGGAAAGCCGATCGGCCTGATCAACCTGCCCAACGAAACGGCTCAGGGAGGATGGACCGCCACATCTGTGAACCAGTGGCGGGATGCTTTGTCCACGCTGGGGACCGTTGTGGAGCTGCGAAATGGACGCGAGTTACAAACTGCGCTGACCGACGGATCGGTGGCCGCCGTCGTTAACCCTTATGCCGAACGATTTCCTGTCGACCGGAAGGAAGACTTTGATCAGGCCATCGGCGTTCTCGAACGCTATCTCGAACGGGGTGGTCACTGGTTTGAAGTGGGCGGTTATCCTTTTCACTATGCCTTGACGCCAAGTCTTTATTACCGCCGCGTGTTCTGGAATTATCCGCCTGCATTTGCCGACTTTCTCCATCTGGATACAACGGCTGGTTCGGTCTCCGTGTACCGGATTCAGCCGCGGAACTGGCAACCGTGGGAGGGACGGACCCGCAAAACGGCTCTCTTTGTTCCCGGTGGAGTGAGCTGTGGTGCCGATGAACACGGCGGGTATCTCGAACGCCAATTCGGGACTTTTGTAACAGCCCGGGAATGCTGGGAAGCACCGATAGTTCGTCTTCAGGTCGGCAGCGCACCCGAGGTGGCCCTTCGCCAGTATGCCGCACTCAATGGGCTTCAGCGTCGGCTGGAGGAGAAACTTCCGGCCGATGTGTTCGCGAAGTTCAAAAGCGCTGTTCTGGTTCGGCTGACGGCGAGCGGCCAGCGGCAGGTGGAGCAGCACAGGGCCGCCCTGCCGTATTTGCCGGTACCCAGCATCGTCCATTGCACGGAGCATTTGCCGTTGGGGTTCGACCGTTCGTATCCCATCCACTTCCCGCCGCCGGAATGGTACGGCACGGCCGAAGAGTTGGCCAAATTCATGCGTGAAGCACGCGAGCTTGGACATCTGGTCATGCCCTACACCAATCCCACGTGGTTTCCCGATCAATCGCCAATCTGGAAGAGGGAGCAGGACGCCAAATCCGCCCTGGCACTGGACCTTCAGGGGCAACCGTACCGTGAAAGCTACGGCGGCGGCCATGCGACGGGATACGGAATTTGCCTCTGGCATCCCCTTGTTCAGCAGTACAATCGAGAAACGGTCCGCCTGTTCACGCAACAACTTCCGGTGGATATCCTCTTCCAAGATCAATGCGCTGCCCGGAGTTGGCGATATGACACCAATCCGGCGTCACCATCACCGATTGCGTACACGGAGGGGATCCTTTCCATGGTTGCGGAAGATTCCCGGCGTGTGCCGCTTTCCACGGAAGGGGGATGGGATTGGGTGGCGGAGTATCAGGTACAGCTCTGCGGAATGAGCTTTGGTATCGTTCCCACCGAGCCTCGCCCGGCCTGGGACCGCCTTCTCCGCGAGGTGTATCCGCCGAACCTCTGGCGGGTGTATCCGGTGGCGGAGATCCTTGTTCATGAGAAAGTCTCCATGGTCATGCACGATTTGGGGGCCAGCGTCAATGACTTCGAGGACCTGGCCTGGGTATTGGGACTGGGATTCGCGCTGCAATACCGGGTGAACGCTGTCACTCTCACCAAAGACCAAGCCGCCCAGGAATGGCTTAAGTGGCTGGCGGTTCTTCAGAAAACGGTCGTTGCACAGTATCTCGGCGAACCGATGAATAGTTTCACCCACGAAAGGCATGATGCCGAAAGCGGAGATCGCGACGGGGGGATCATTCGGGCACAGTATGGTGCACTACACATCTTGGCGAATCTCAACACGCGACCGCATTCCGAAGGCTCTTTGGTGCTGGCGCCGTTTGGATTTCTGGCCACTGCACCAAATGCGATGGCGGGCTCGCTGCAACAGGTGGGTGGGCGTGATTTTGGAGAAGATCCCGTCTGCTTTGCCCTCGCGTCAAACGGGAAGGAAAGGGAACTGTGGATATACTGCCGGCCCGGATTGGTAGTGGCGGTCCCCGCTGGACAATTCGGTGGGAAGCCTGTCCAACTCCAATGGGATGATGGAACGATGAGTGAGGCGGAACTGCGCGACGGCTCACTCCATTTCCGTGCGCCAGGTGATCCCGGGCCAACCGTTCGGAAGGTCTGGCATGCAACTCTCAGATGA
- a CDS encoding Gfo/Idh/MocA family protein — MNLTPEEREIGKANFHRALGNNLEVTRRDFLQAGLLTAMAAGGSVGAFYFGYESTIEKPLRVAVLGTGDEGQVLIGACNPEFIEIVAIADIRPYNIHRAFHGDWSSEAAMEARPGLMKVYGWKSEDEARKHVKVYGHYEDLLKAEKDNIEAVIIALPLHLHAPAAIAAMKLGKHVLTEKLMGHSVHECKEMARMAKQASVHLAVGHQRHYNILYEDATDMIRRGLLGDLHYIRAQWHRGNLPGRDSWAMPLPPGAKPDDKSHLTLLAQQRQLKQALEEAKKSARPVTAEIERLEKMLAQVEAQIRDQEIIDKVKEYGYQDKTLVAGNQKYFRPAIEELIRWRLWERTGGGLMAELGSHQLDAASIFIAAMHGGQKQLPLNVAAAGNRPIFPFDREIEDHVYCIIEFPAPGYDPKDPVGKMKKIAVQYASINGNGFGGYGEIVFGTKGTLILEREQEAMLYAGSDTTASVGVSQGAGGAVLDTQASGPAQKRAEGLGQMATAKVSRGYREEIEHWAWCIRRNPNAADPEIHPRCYPKVALADAVLALTTNIAAREGRRIEFKPEWFDIDSDETPEGVKPDLSRYA; from the coding sequence ATGAATCTGACACCAGAAGAACGCGAAATCGGTAAGGCTAATTTCCATCGCGCGCTGGGCAACAATCTGGAGGTCACTCGCCGCGACTTTCTCCAGGCGGGGTTGCTGACGGCCATGGCGGCCGGCGGCAGTGTGGGCGCGTTCTACTTCGGCTACGAAAGCACTATCGAAAAGCCCCTTCGTGTGGCCGTGCTGGGAACCGGCGATGAGGGTCAGGTCCTCATCGGGGCGTGCAACCCGGAATTCATTGAAATTGTGGCGATCGCCGATATCCGGCCGTACAACATCCATCGGGCGTTCCACGGCGACTGGTCAAGCGAGGCGGCCATGGAAGCTCGACCGGGTCTGATGAAGGTGTACGGTTGGAAAAGCGAGGACGAGGCCCGCAAGCACGTTAAGGTTTATGGCCATTATGAGGATCTCCTGAAGGCGGAGAAAGATAATATCGAAGCGGTGATCATCGCCCTGCCGCTTCACCTGCATGCCCCCGCCGCTATCGCTGCTATGAAACTCGGCAAGCATGTGCTCACGGAGAAATTGATGGGCCATTCCGTACACGAATGCAAGGAAATGGCACGCATGGCCAAACAGGCCTCAGTTCACCTTGCCGTGGGACATCAACGTCACTACAACATTCTTTACGAAGATGCAACGGACATGATTCGGCGGGGGTTGCTGGGGGATTTGCACTACATCCGAGCGCAGTGGCACCGTGGTAATCTTCCCGGTCGGGACAGTTGGGCCATGCCCTTGCCACCCGGTGCCAAGCCGGACGACAAAAGCCACCTCACCCTGCTTGCCCAGCAGCGGCAGTTGAAACAGGCGTTAGAAGAGGCCAAGAAATCAGCGCGTCCGGTGACTGCCGAGATTGAGCGTCTGGAAAAGATGCTGGCCCAGGTGGAGGCCCAGATTCGTGACCAGGAAATTATCGACAAGGTGAAGGAGTACGGTTACCAGGACAAAACCCTGGTGGCGGGAAATCAGAAATACTTCCGGCCTGCCATTGAAGAGCTCATTCGCTGGCGGCTGTGGGAGCGAACGGGTGGCGGCCTCATGGCGGAACTGGGAAGCCATCAGCTTGATGCGGCGTCAATCTTTATTGCCGCCATGCACGGAGGACAAAAGCAACTGCCGCTCAATGTGGCAGCGGCGGGGAACCGCCCGATCTTCCCGTTCGACCGGGAGATCGAAGATCATGTTTACTGCATTATCGAATTTCCCGCACCGGGTTATGATCCAAAAGATCCGGTAGGGAAGATGAAGAAGATTGCTGTGCAGTATGCTTCGATCAATGGCAATGGTTTCGGCGGTTACGGTGAAATCGTTTTCGGTACCAAAGGAACACTCATTCTGGAACGCGAGCAAGAGGCCATGCTCTATGCCGGTTCCGACACGACAGCGTCGGTCGGTGTGAGCCAGGGTGCGGGCGGGGCTGTGCTCGACACCCAGGCCAGTGGCCCCGCGCAAAAACGGGCGGAGGGACTTGGGCAGATGGCGACGGCCAAGGTGAGCCGGGGCTACCGAGAGGAAATCGAGCACTGGGCCTGGTGCATCCGCCGAAATCCCAATGCTGCCGATCCGGAGATCCACCCACGATGCTATCCAAAGGTGGCTCTGGCGGACGCCGTCCTTGCGTTGACGACCAACATAGCGGCTCGCGAGGGACGCCGCATCGAATTCAAGCCGGAATGGTTTGATATCGATAGTGATGAAACTCCAGAAGGTGTTAAGCCCGATTTGAGCCGCTATGCATGA
- a CDS encoding DoxX family membrane protein → MLLVLLRITIGWHFLYEGVWKIANRDKFSAEPFLTQAKGPFASFFYAMVPDIDGKIRFQIVKTKEGELVVVSPAYEEAWKKACDEYVRYYRMDEKQKREAEATRDRFVQALNNYLAQKRDDILAYFDSLERFEKEEKASRNLGAYFQRERLWERQQKLRGEVAVWFAEIDNMGRAYLRTLWGILTPEQKSRGMIKVPLCETQRLPVRLPFAATRTELLNVVVTYSLTAIGLCLMVGAFTRLAALGGAAFLAFVVMTQWPWPTVVPKTPEIVGHALLVDKNFVEMMALLALAAMPVGRWAGLDYFLYHYVCLPVRECLSKCCCCCASKSETTPDAASKGN, encoded by the coding sequence GTGCTCCTGGTGCTTTTGCGGATCACGATTGGTTGGCACTTTCTCTATGAGGGTGTCTGGAAGATTGCCAATCGGGATAAGTTTTCTGCGGAGCCCTTCCTGACTCAGGCCAAGGGTCCGTTCGCTTCCTTTTTTTACGCCATGGTTCCCGATATAGACGGGAAGATTCGGTTCCAGATTGTTAAGACTAAGGAAGGGGAACTCGTTGTCGTCTCTCCCGCTTATGAGGAAGCTTGGAAAAAGGCGTGCGATGAGTACGTCCGCTACTATCGCATGGACGAGAAGCAGAAACGGGAGGCGGAAGCAACCCGGGATCGTTTCGTTCAAGCCCTGAACAATTACCTGGCGCAAAAGCGGGACGATATTCTTGCGTACTTTGACAGTCTCGAGCGATTCGAGAAAGAGGAAAAGGCTTCGCGCAACCTTGGGGCTTACTTTCAAAGGGAACGCCTCTGGGAACGGCAGCAAAAGCTGCGGGGCGAGGTGGCCGTTTGGTTCGCAGAGATCGACAACATGGGTCGGGCATATCTTCGTACCTTGTGGGGGATTCTCACCCCGGAGCAAAAGTCGCGGGGTATGATTAAAGTCCCCCTCTGTGAAACGCAGCGGCTGCCTGTTCGGTTGCCGTTTGCCGCGACCAGGACAGAACTGCTCAACGTGGTGGTCACTTATTCGCTGACGGCCATCGGTCTGTGTTTGATGGTTGGGGCGTTCACACGTCTGGCCGCCCTGGGAGGAGCAGCGTTTCTCGCTTTCGTGGTGATGACGCAATGGCCGTGGCCCACCGTGGTGCCGAAAACGCCCGAGATTGTGGGGCACGCCCTGCTGGTGGATAAAAACTTTGTGGAGATGATGGCGCTGCTTGCACTGGCCGCCATGCCGGTGGGGCGCTGGGCAGGTCTGGATTATTTCCTGTATCACTATGTTTGCCTGCCCGTTCGTGAATGTCTGAGCAAATGCTGTTGCTGTTGTGCGTCGAAGAGCGAAACAACGCCCGATGCGGCATCGAAAGGAAATTGA
- a CDS encoding sugar phosphate isomerase/epimerase family protein — protein sequence MQLGAMNHPAKDVVEEIRWIAEHDFDYIDLTLEPPAADPRTLELSRVATALEKYELPVVAHTAYYLPYATPFATIRRACLEELSVAVKVAGKLGARLVTVHFCRPPKFFSEEDVFAWHREILAPLCDLAEQTGTVVAVEQSPFPQCRQIDILERLLTELPGLRFHLDAGHARLEPQGDLWNEYLARLGRYLVHVHLSENDGSCDQHLPLGAVPGHFWQWSQRIAQLKSLPYDGTITLEVFAPEPDYLLLSRDLVRRWWNEAGNENSAA from the coding sequence ATGCAGTTGGGGGCGATGAACCATCCCGCCAAGGACGTGGTGGAGGAGATCCGCTGGATTGCGGAACACGATTTCGATTACATCGACCTCACGCTGGAACCACCGGCCGCCGATCCGCGAACCTTGGAGCTTTCTCGGGTAGCCACCGCTCTCGAGAAGTATGAATTGCCGGTGGTGGCCCATACGGCCTACTATCTCCCCTATGCCACACCTTTTGCCACGATTCGCAGGGCCTGCCTGGAAGAATTGAGTGTGGCTGTAAAGGTGGCTGGGAAACTGGGAGCGAGACTGGTCACCGTGCACTTTTGCCGACCGCCCAAATTTTTTTCTGAAGAGGACGTTTTTGCATGGCACCGCGAGATTCTGGCCCCTCTGTGCGATCTGGCCGAACAAACCGGCACAGTGGTCGCGGTGGAGCAGAGTCCATTTCCGCAATGCCGGCAGATCGACATCCTGGAGCGCCTGTTGACGGAGTTGCCCGGGTTGCGGTTTCATCTGGATGCGGGCCACGCGCGACTTGAGCCGCAGGGCGACCTTTGGAACGAATACCTTGCTCGCCTGGGGCGTTATTTGGTGCACGTTCATCTTTCTGAGAACGACGGCTCGTGCGACCAGCATCTGCCGCTAGGAGCAGTGCCCGGTCACTTCTGGCAGTGGTCGCAGCGGATAGCTCAGCTCAAATCACTGCCCTATGACGGAACGATCACTCTGGAGGTTTTCGCTCCAGAACCGGATTACCTCCTTCTCAGCCGGGACCTGGTTCGCCGCTGGTGGAACGAGGCGGGCAATGAAAACTCGGCGGCATAA
- a CDS encoding thiazole synthase — translation MVSAQIDTPLDTPLRIGSHVFTSRLIVGTGKYSSFEVMQQALELSGTQCITVAVRRERLFDQQGRNILDFIDTKRYTILPNTAGCFTAEDAVRVARLGREILSQLGNPGADWVKLEVLGDKKTLLPDPIATVQATEILVKEGFQVLVYTTDDPIVAKRLKDAGATSVMPAGSPIGSGQGILNPNNIRICLEYLKENDPDYPVIVDAGVGTASDVTVAFELGVDGVLLNTGIAHARDPLRMAVAMRHAAEAGRLAYLAGRIPKKLYATASSPMEGTIAPVR, via the coding sequence ATGGTTTCCGCACAGATTGATACTCCGCTCGACACCCCTCTGCGTATCGGTTCCCACGTCTTCACCAGCCGACTCATCGTGGGAACAGGGAAGTACAGTTCTTTCGAGGTCATGCAGCAGGCGCTCGAGCTATCGGGCACCCAATGCATAACGGTGGCAGTTCGTCGCGAGCGCCTTTTCGATCAGCAGGGGCGAAATATTCTGGATTTTATTGACACCAAGCGATACACGATTCTTCCCAACACGGCGGGGTGTTTCACGGCCGAGGATGCCGTCCGTGTAGCCCGACTGGGACGGGAAATCCTTTCGCAGCTTGGTAATCCCGGGGCAGACTGGGTGAAGCTGGAGGTTTTGGGTGACAAGAAGACGCTGCTTCCGGATCCCATTGCCACCGTTCAGGCCACGGAAATTCTGGTCAAAGAGGGCTTTCAGGTTCTGGTTTACACCACGGATGACCCGATTGTGGCGAAGCGTTTAAAGGATGCCGGGGCCACCAGCGTGATGCCCGCCGGCAGCCCGATCGGCTCCGGACAGGGTATCCTCAACCCAAACAATATCCGAATCTGTCTCGAGTACCTGAAGGAAAACGATCCGGACTATCCCGTCATTGTCGACGCTGGGGTGGGAACGGCGAGCGATGTGACGGTGGCGTTCGAACTTGGCGTCGACGGAGTTCTCCTCAACACAGGCATTGCCCACGCTCGGGATCCGTTACGCATGGCGGTGGCCATGAGACACGCCGCGGAGGCGGGCCGACTCGCGTATTTGGCCGGACGGATTCCTAAAAAGCTTTACGCCACCGCCAGTAGCCCTATGGAAGGGACTATTGCCCCCGTGCGATAA
- the thiS gene encoding sulfur carrier protein ThiS, producing the protein MSSPQNTSQIRVLINGEWHTVPAGTTIGELLRQWGLAEKPVAVERNLQVVPRARHEQTTLSEGDRLEIVTLVGGG; encoded by the coding sequence ATGAGTTCTCCCCAGAACACTTCTCAAATCCGCGTTTTGATCAACGGGGAGTGGCACACAGTTCCTGCCGGGACCACAATTGGGGAACTTCTCCGTCAATGGGGCCTCGCCGAAAAGCCAGTGGCGGTGGAACGCAACCTGCAAGTTGTTCCCCGCGCACGTCATGAGCAAACCACCCTTTCAGAGGGTGACCGCCTGGAAATTGTAACCCTCGTAGGTGGAGGTTGA